From Pseudomonas fluorescens, one genomic window encodes:
- a CDS encoding NAD(P)/FAD-dependent oxidoreductase: MHCDTIVLGAGIVGVSTALHLQARGRKVVLIDRQQSGNGTSHGNAGLIERASVIPYAFPRQLSSLLRYAGNQQSDVRYSLKHLPKAGPWLLQYWRHSGAKGLAAATRAMLPLVERCVSEHDQLSEPAGMQHLIQTSGWIEAYSSPVAFAKAQQDAAALKEFALNYRVLDRTQMHAKQPGLHPDVIGGIHWLDPKTVSDPGGLTRGYADLFVARGGVFVIGDALTLQQRVGKWEVLSEQGLVVADEAVVTLGPQARGVFEPLGYKIPLAIKRGYHMHYAAQPGASLQQPLLDPVGGYVLAPMVGGIRLTTGIEFADSDDPINEIQLRRCEELASAFFPLGERLNAEPWLGRRPCLPDMCPVIGPAPRHKGLWFNFGHAHHGLTLGPVCGRLLAEMMTGAAPFTDPTPYSAERFH, encoded by the coding sequence CATTGCGACACCATCGTTCTAGGCGCCGGGATTGTCGGCGTCAGCACCGCGCTGCACCTGCAGGCCCGTGGCCGCAAGGTCGTGCTGATCGACCGGCAACAATCGGGCAACGGCACCAGCCATGGCAACGCCGGGCTGATTGAACGTGCCAGCGTGATTCCCTATGCTTTCCCGCGCCAGCTGTCGAGCCTGCTGCGCTACGCCGGCAATCAGCAATCCGACGTGCGCTACAGCCTCAAGCACCTGCCCAAGGCCGGCCCGTGGCTGCTGCAATACTGGCGTCATTCCGGGGCCAAGGGCCTGGCCGCCGCGACCCGGGCGATGCTGCCGCTGGTGGAGCGCTGCGTCAGTGAACACGACCAGCTCTCGGAGCCGGCGGGGATGCAGCACCTGATCCAGACCAGTGGCTGGATCGAAGCCTACAGCTCACCCGTCGCCTTCGCCAAGGCCCAGCAGGATGCCGCCGCACTCAAGGAGTTCGCCCTCAATTACCGAGTGCTGGACCGTACGCAGATGCACGCCAAACAACCCGGCCTGCACCCGGATGTCATCGGTGGCATTCACTGGCTGGACCCCAAGACCGTCAGCGATCCCGGCGGCTTGACCCGGGGTTATGCCGACCTGTTCGTCGCCCGTGGCGGAGTGTTCGTGATCGGCGATGCACTGACGCTGCAGCAGCGCGTCGGCAAATGGGAAGTGCTCAGTGAACAGGGCCTGGTGGTTGCCGATGAAGCGGTGGTCACCCTCGGCCCGCAGGCGCGGGGCGTGTTCGAACCGCTGGGCTACAAAATTCCGCTGGCGATCAAGCGCGGCTACCACATGCACTACGCCGCCCAGCCCGGCGCCTCCCTGCAGCAGCCGCTGCTCGATCCGGTGGGCGGCTACGTGCTGGCGCCCATGGTCGGTGGGATTCGCCTGACCACCGGCATCGAGTTCGCCGACAGTGATGATCCGATCAACGAAATCCAGTTGCGCCGCTGCGAGGAACTGGCCAGCGCGTTCTTCCCGCTGGGCGAACGCCTCAACGCCGAACCGTGGCTGGGTCGTCGGCCGTGCTTGCCGGACATGTGCCCGGTAATCGGCCCGGCGCCCCGACACAAGGGCCTGTGGTTCAACTTCGGGCATGCCCACCACGGCCTGACCCTGGGCCCGGTGTGCGGACGCCTGCTGGCGGAAATGATGACCGGCGCCGCCCCCTTCACTGACCCAACCCCTTACAGCGCCGAGCGCTTCCACTGA
- a CDS encoding amino acid ABC transporter ATP-binding protein: MSALSAVKDAAPQTRADNRKVVVDIAGLNKFYGAFHVLHDVDLSVHEGERIVLCGPSGSGKSTLIRCINQLEIAEKGRILVNGTDLAHTTREAAKVRSEIGMVFQHFNLFPHMSVLDNCTLAPISVRGLSRKKAEELAEHFLQKVGIASQAGKYPSQLSGGQQQRVAIARALCMEPKIMLFDEPTSALDPEMVSEVLDVMVKLAGSGMTMLCVTHEMGFARQVAERVLFLDGGRIIEDAPPEAFFNAPQSARAKAFLAQIVH; encoded by the coding sequence ATGTCTGCTCTCTCTGCCGTTAAAGACGCCGCGCCGCAAACCCGTGCCGACAACCGCAAGGTGGTGGTCGATATCGCCGGCCTGAACAAGTTCTATGGCGCCTTCCATGTGCTGCACGATGTCGACCTGAGCGTGCACGAAGGCGAACGTATCGTCCTCTGCGGACCCTCCGGATCTGGCAAGTCGACACTGATCCGTTGCATCAACCAGCTGGAAATCGCCGAGAAGGGTCGGATTCTGGTCAACGGTACCGACCTCGCCCACACCACCCGCGAAGCGGCCAAGGTGCGCAGCGAAATTGGCATGGTATTCCAGCACTTCAACCTGTTCCCGCACATGAGCGTGCTCGACAACTGCACCCTGGCACCGATCTCGGTGCGTGGCCTGAGCCGCAAGAAAGCCGAAGAACTGGCCGAGCACTTTTTGCAGAAAGTCGGGATCGCCAGCCAAGCCGGCAAATACCCCAGCCAACTCTCCGGTGGCCAGCAACAGCGGGTGGCGATCGCCCGCGCACTGTGCATGGAACCGAAGATCATGCTGTTCGACGAACCGACTTCTGCCCTCGACCCGGAGATGGTCAGCGAAGTGTTGGACGTGATGGTCAAACTCGCCGGCAGTGGCATGACCATGCTCTGCGTCACCCACGAAATGGGCTTCGCCCGCCAGGTCGCCGAACGCGTGCTGTTCCTCGACGGCGGCCGCATCATCGAAGACGCCCCGCCCGAAGCCTTCTTCAACGCTCCGCAAAGCGCCCGGGCCAAGGCGTTTTTGGCGCAGATTGTTCATTAA